One genomic window of Aptenodytes patagonicus chromosome 3, bAptPat1.pri.cur, whole genome shotgun sequence includes the following:
- the BEND6 gene encoding BEN domain-containing protein 6 isoform X1 yields the protein MKKFTLFDFVNDNSLQIGETSWIQDLPNDDNELERLLKPNEHVLVNWPVGERKTEKHLVKVVYMSDDPQELVEMMQKILRADEITKIQVLGKGKRKRIEMIFSESEDSDLDKEQGMKHIKDMKMMNHIKRKKSLQASAPANILSQLETSLINKQRETYSGSNFLYSESSSDDEEPLFHLSKVELCAKIKSLKRKLADTMRENCRLRQSLVMLQVLPQAVTHFEELVGMAEALLKGGVTSSTSSLHSHAIWKASNNPLADSYAAVHSNSSSPITLNVEDEEQQTEKQFKIEKWQIALCNKSKPQKFINDLMQALYTHEYMATHSLTGAKSSSSKDKAAKPAMNQNEVQEIIGITKQLFPNTDDALIRRMMGQKLNNCTKKPVLSKDLNSGAFQKHSFCGSTAAPQGIISSAVPPSTQDQQDDDSPAANAQIQQSDSRLTPPPPTTQGQQECFKPTPSKVESHLPRSSPAPSPNHGCGRDLRNSDKE from the exons ATGAAAAAATTCACACTGTTTGATTTTGTAAATGATAATTCACTGCAAATTGGAGAGACTTCATGGATACAGGACCTTCCCAATGATGACAATGAACTAGAAAGACTTCTGAAACCAAATGAGCACGTGCTAGTAAACTGGCCTGTgggagaaagaaagacagaaaagcacCTGGTGAAAGTAGTGTACATGAGTG ATGACCCCCAAGAGCTGGTGGAAATGATGCAAAAGATACTACGAGCGGAtgaaattacaaaaatacaaGTCCTTGGAAAAGGCAAGAGGAAGAGGATAGAAATGATATTCTCAGAGAGTGAAGACAGTGACCTGGATAAAGAACAG GGGATGAAGCATATAAAAGATATGAAGATGATGAatcatataaaaagaaagaaatcattaCAGGCATCTGCTCCTGCCAACATCCTCAGTCAACTTGAAACATCTTTAATTAACAAACAG agagaaacaTATTCAGGAAGCAACTTTCTGTATAGTGAAAGTAGCAGTGATGATGAAGAGCCTTTATTTCATCTATCCAAGGTAGAACTGTGTGCCAAAATAAAAAGTCTCAAGAGGAAGCTGGCAGACACCATGAGAGAAAACTGCCGCCTAAGGCAGTCCCTGGTGATGCTTCAAG TGTTGCCACAGGCAGTGACCCATTTTGAGGAACTGGTAGGGATGGCTGAAGCACTGCTCAAAGGGGGAGTGACATCATCTACGTCCAGTCTGCATTCACATGCAATTTGGAAAGCATCTAACAATCCGTTAGCAGATTCATATGCAGCTGTGCATAGTAACTCCAGCTCACCAATAACTCTGAATGTGGAAGATGAGGAGCAACAGACTGAAAAACAG ttcaaGATCGAAAAGTGGCAGATCGCACTTTGTAACAAGAGCAAACCTCAAAAGTTTATAAATGACTTGATGCAAGCACTTTATACACATGAATACATGGCTACACACAGCCTGACAGGTGCGAAGTCCTCCTCTTCAAAGGATAAAGCAGCGAAACCAGCTATGAATCAGAATGAAGTTCAAGAAATCATAG GAATCACAAAACAGTTGTTTCCAAACACAGATGATGCTTTAATTAGGCGAATGATGGGACAAAAACTGAACAATTGCACCAAGAAGCCAGTTTTAAGCAAAGATCTTAACTCAGGTGCTTTTCAGAAGCATAGCTTTTG TGGTTCAACAGCTGCTCCTCAGGGCATCATCTCTTCGGCTGTTCCTCCCAGCACACAAGACCAGCAGGATGATGATTCACCAGCTGCTAATGCACAAATTCAGCAAAGTGACAGCCGTCTGACTCCCCCACCTCCCACCACACAAGGTCAGCAGGAGTGTTTCAAACCCACTCCTTCTAAGGTGGAGTCTCATCTACCCAGAAGCTCACCAGCGCCCTCTCCCAACCACGGTTGCGGACGGGATCTCAGGAATTCAGACAAGGAATAA
- the BEND6 gene encoding BEN domain-containing protein 6 isoform X2, with translation MKKFTLFDFVNDNSLQIGETSWIQDLPNDDNELERLLKPNEHVLVNWPVGERKTEKHLVKVVYMSDDPQELVEMMQKILRADEITKIQVLGKGKRKRIEMIFSESEDSDLDKEQGMKHIKDMKMMNHIKRKKSLQASAPANILSQLETSLINKQRETYSGSNFLYSESSSDDEEPLFHLSKVELCAKIKSLKRKLADTMRENCRLRQSLVMLQVLPQAVTHFEELVGMAEALLKGGVTSSTSSLHSHAIWKASNNPLADSYAAVHSNSSSPITLNVEDEEQQTEKQFKIEKWQIALCNKSKPQKFINDLMQALYTHEYMATHSLTGAKSSSSKDKAAKPAMNQNEVQEIIVVQQLLLRASSLRLFLPAHKTSRMMIHQLLMHKFSKVTAV, from the exons ATGAAAAAATTCACACTGTTTGATTTTGTAAATGATAATTCACTGCAAATTGGAGAGACTTCATGGATACAGGACCTTCCCAATGATGACAATGAACTAGAAAGACTTCTGAAACCAAATGAGCACGTGCTAGTAAACTGGCCTGTgggagaaagaaagacagaaaagcacCTGGTGAAAGTAGTGTACATGAGTG ATGACCCCCAAGAGCTGGTGGAAATGATGCAAAAGATACTACGAGCGGAtgaaattacaaaaatacaaGTCCTTGGAAAAGGCAAGAGGAAGAGGATAGAAATGATATTCTCAGAGAGTGAAGACAGTGACCTGGATAAAGAACAG GGGATGAAGCATATAAAAGATATGAAGATGATGAatcatataaaaagaaagaaatcattaCAGGCATCTGCTCCTGCCAACATCCTCAGTCAACTTGAAACATCTTTAATTAACAAACAG agagaaacaTATTCAGGAAGCAACTTTCTGTATAGTGAAAGTAGCAGTGATGATGAAGAGCCTTTATTTCATCTATCCAAGGTAGAACTGTGTGCCAAAATAAAAAGTCTCAAGAGGAAGCTGGCAGACACCATGAGAGAAAACTGCCGCCTAAGGCAGTCCCTGGTGATGCTTCAAG TGTTGCCACAGGCAGTGACCCATTTTGAGGAACTGGTAGGGATGGCTGAAGCACTGCTCAAAGGGGGAGTGACATCATCTACGTCCAGTCTGCATTCACATGCAATTTGGAAAGCATCTAACAATCCGTTAGCAGATTCATATGCAGCTGTGCATAGTAACTCCAGCTCACCAATAACTCTGAATGTGGAAGATGAGGAGCAACAGACTGAAAAACAG ttcaaGATCGAAAAGTGGCAGATCGCACTTTGTAACAAGAGCAAACCTCAAAAGTTTATAAATGACTTGATGCAAGCACTTTATACACATGAATACATGGCTACACACAGCCTGACAGGTGCGAAGTCCTCCTCTTCAAAGGATAAAGCAGCGAAACCAGCTATGAATCAGAATGAAGTTCAAGAAATCATAG TGGTTCAACAGCTGCTCCTCAGGGCATCATCTCTTCGGCTGTTCCTCCCAGCACACAAGACCAGCAGGATGATGATTCACCAGCTGCTAATGCACAAATTCAGCAAAGTGACAGCCGTCTGA